In Arthrobacter sp. PAMC25284, a single genomic region encodes these proteins:
- a CDS encoding helix-turn-helix domain-containing protein yields the protein MPALTAHPSQQDLQSTVATTFEDWRHLVGQSFVPLATETDDADAFRGRMRSRVLDRMCIVEVSASSHQVHRTPALLAQSDQRYFKLNLQLEGTGMLIQDNREATLQPGDLAIYDTTRPYTLAFEDQARMMVVMFPHDFLTLPPDYVGQLSAVRMAAGSGLAGLVGPFMARIAANLNVLNGPSGSRLAGNVLDLVSTMLHSELDLAQDTMKPKTLLAGSIREYIEAHLTDPQLSPAGIASAHFISTRHLHNVFHEFGTTVASWIRSQRLERAGRDLRDPLHSGKSVAAVAAGWGFLDAAHFSRSFREFFGQSPSDWRRGNSPAPAA from the coding sequence ATGCCGGCACTTACAGCCCACCCCTCCCAGCAGGACCTGCAGAGCACCGTAGCGACGACATTCGAGGACTGGCGCCACCTTGTCGGCCAGTCTTTCGTGCCGCTGGCAACCGAGACGGACGACGCCGATGCCTTCCGCGGAAGGATGCGGTCCAGGGTCCTGGACCGCATGTGCATCGTCGAGGTCTCCGCCTCGAGCCATCAGGTCCACCGCACGCCGGCGCTGCTGGCACAGTCGGACCAGCGCTACTTCAAACTCAACCTCCAGCTCGAGGGCACCGGCATGTTGATCCAGGACAACCGGGAAGCCACGTTGCAGCCCGGCGATCTCGCGATTTACGACACCACCCGGCCGTACACGCTGGCCTTCGAAGACCAGGCCCGGATGATGGTTGTGATGTTCCCGCATGACTTCCTGACGCTCCCGCCTGATTATGTGGGGCAACTCTCGGCCGTCCGGATGGCCGCCGGCAGCGGCCTGGCCGGCCTCGTGGGTCCCTTTATGGCCCGGATCGCGGCAAACCTGAACGTGCTCAACGGCCCCAGCGGTTCGCGACTGGCCGGCAACGTTCTGGACCTGGTCTCCACGATGCTGCACTCCGAACTGGACCTGGCGCAGGACACCATGAAACCGAAGACTCTGCTCGCCGGTTCCATCCGGGAATATATCGAGGCCCATCTCACGGATCCGCAGCTGTCGCCGGCGGGGATTGCGTCAGCCCACTTCATCTCCACCCGCCACCTTCACAATGTCTTCCACGAATTCGGCACCACCGTAGCCAGCTGGATCAGAAGCCAGCGGCTGGAGCGGGCCGGGCGGGACCTGCGGGATCCGCTGCACTCGGGCAAGTCAGTCGCAGCCGTGGCCGCCGGCTGGGGATTCCTCGATGCCGCACACTTCAGCCGTTCGTTCCGGGAATTTTTCGGCCAGTCCCCCAGCGACTGGCGCCGGGGCAACAGTCCCGCACCGGCTGCCTGA
- a CDS encoding IS110 family transposase — protein sequence MLEVCVIKDHDSVDVFIGVDVGKTNHHAVALDRNGKKLLDKALPQDEAKLRAIIDSLAKHGTLLLVVDQPATIGALPVAVAQGAGILVGYLPGLAMRRIADLHPGEAKTDARDAYIIAEAARTMPHTLRSIAVTDEQAAELSMLCGFDDDLAKQATAASNRIRGLLTQIHPALERAIGPHLDHPVMAELLQKYPTPEALRRAGQSRVAAFMARSAPRAGKGWAAGIFTALSEQTVVVAGTTAAGVVLPQLAAQLAQLRSSRAEVLAQVEKLVEAHPLHQLLTSLPAVGVRTAARVITEVVGKEFKTAGHLGSYSGLAPVTWRSGTSIRGDHSSRKGNKILKRAFFLSAFASLKDPVSREYYDRKRAEGKRHNQALIALARRRCDVLFAMLRDGTFYEAPSPKTA from the coding sequence ATGCTGGAGGTATGCGTGATCAAGGACCACGATTCCGTTGATGTCTTCATTGGCGTCGACGTCGGCAAAACCAACCACCACGCGGTGGCCTTGGACAGGAACGGCAAGAAACTGCTCGACAAGGCCCTGCCCCAGGACGAGGCGAAACTGCGGGCGATCATCGACAGCCTCGCAAAGCACGGGACTCTGCTGCTGGTCGTGGACCAGCCCGCCACCATCGGCGCCCTGCCGGTCGCCGTGGCGCAAGGTGCCGGCATTCTGGTCGGTTACCTGCCGGGCCTGGCGATGCGCCGCATCGCGGACCTGCACCCGGGCGAGGCCAAGACTGATGCCCGAGACGCCTACATCATTGCTGAGGCCGCCCGGACCATGCCGCACACCCTGCGCTCGATCGCCGTCACCGACGAGCAGGCCGCCGAACTGTCGATGCTCTGCGGCTTCGACGATGACCTGGCCAAGCAGGCCACGGCCGCCTCGAACCGGATCCGCGGGCTCCTCACCCAGATCCATCCCGCACTGGAACGGGCCATCGGCCCGCATCTGGACCACCCCGTGATGGCCGAGCTGCTGCAAAAATACCCCACGCCTGAGGCGCTGCGCAGGGCCGGCCAGAGCCGGGTCGCCGCGTTCATGGCCAGGTCCGCTCCGCGGGCCGGTAAAGGCTGGGCCGCGGGGATCTTCACCGCCCTGTCCGAGCAGACCGTGGTCGTGGCCGGCACCACTGCCGCCGGCGTCGTGCTGCCCCAGCTGGCGGCGCAGCTTGCCCAGCTGCGCTCCTCCCGGGCAGAGGTCCTGGCACAGGTTGAAAAACTCGTGGAGGCCCACCCTCTTCACCAGCTCCTGACGTCCCTACCGGCGGTCGGCGTCAGGACGGCAGCCCGGGTCATCACCGAGGTTGTCGGCAAGGAATTCAAGACCGCCGGGCACCTGGGCTCCTACTCCGGGCTCGCGCCGGTGACGTGGCGCTCCGGAACCTCAATCCGCGGAGACCACTCCTCCAGGAAGGGCAACAAGATCCTCAAACGGGCGTTCTTCCTCTCGGCGTTCGCGTCCTTGAAAGACCCGGTCTCCCGGGAGTACTACGACCGGAAACGGGCAGAGGGTAAACGGCACAACCAGGCCCTGATCGCCCTGGCACGACGCCGCTGCGACGTCCTCTTCGCGATGCTCCGCGACGGCACCTTCTACGAGGCGCCAAGCCCGAAAACCGCCTAA